From the Anguilla anguilla isolate fAngAng1 chromosome 6, fAngAng1.pri, whole genome shotgun sequence genome, one window contains:
- the LOC118230356 gene encoding toll-like receptor 13 has product MGFISSWFEVVLLWSLCSSVWSTEKCAIIERIPNITRNEAKCDGVTDLKKDLAGLPTDLWSLRITYGTTGVSLLLPNTFSAFHNLERLSISGCLTQILPAAFQGLRNLQILTLKSCTGQDCFKTSIKSGTFSDLPKLESLQLTGYRISEIMPEVFSEIPQLKSLGIDHCCIQEITDVICRVINVTSLRKLYIAEKNIQTLKYQNCSSMNMTVGKLPTFDGVSLDFRNISYIEKDALKYFRDVSSLVLTESKLLSQLPLSGMKNVDDFSYNFPAEVDFESICKTVSMFSVKSLYLTYYNISNYTDSTVKPCQGLKGMSLIGTPGSGVSLALNFIHELKNLTKLVVTYNAFNASKFCLLCKLPGQVTWLTSLVLTSSKINFIPARQFFCLVSLEYFDLSSNLIDSIENYAFQGLVQLQFLRLTQNKISFIATHVFSDLHNLTSLIIDQNPLKHIEENTFRNLASLQLLSIGYLQPQDSGSTVKLNMTYIFNNIPTGLTNLNISSGRWPIHVIIGSNSKPKARLGFHITGKVVSFDDCKRPFFESIINVYAETDQLLCGSQFMGKYFPFVEDFEYVSSLTANFLDLTELNSLVHLRRLVIYNVDFNLQHNLDVMFHNLSKLEKLTLFDCRIDSLEGSLTRDLRSLTVVFLKISNTFSIMESFTEHSKHLKYLYIYLSKLYCHCDNAWLILWAKQQRQTEVIMGPSKETMSCEGEHSNLNFVKYVEDNCTTEVGFVLFVSTALGLVFFILVVMVHSLASAYLIALFHIAHGWLDEALHPRAGRHYRFDAFVSYCGKDERWVFEELLPNLEERGPPFLRLCLHNRDFQLGKDIVDNITDSLYSSRRTLCLVSQNYLHSNWCSLELKLATHRLLVERKDVLILIFLEKISPFQLSAHHRLARLVKTRTYLDWPQDPNQQAVFWDRLRAKLVPTSGGA; this is encoded by the coding sequence ATGGGGTTCATCAGCTCTTGGTTTGAAGTCGTGCTTCTGTGGAGCCTTTGTTCCAGCGTTTGGAGTACTGAGAAATGTGCTATCATAGAAAGAATTCCTAATATAACAAGGAACGAGGCAAAATGTGATGGTGTCACAGATTTGAAGAAGGATTTGGCTGGGCTTCCAACGGATCTATGGTCTCTCCGCATTACGTACGGAACAACAGGTGTCAGTCTGCTCTTACCcaacacattttctgcatttcacaATTTGGAGCGTCTCTCTATTTCTGGATGCCTCACTCAGATTCTTCCAGCAGCATTTCAAGGGCTCAGGAACCTGCAGATTCTGACCTTAAAGTCATGTACAGGCCAAGATTGTTTCAAAACATCTATCAAGTCAGGTACATTTTCTGACCTGCCCAAACTGGAATCATTGCAACTAACTGGATATagaatttctgaaataatgccTGAAGTCTTCAGTGAAATTCCACAACTGAAATCTCTTGGAATAGATCATTGTTGTATCCAGGAAATAACAGATGTAATCTGTAGAGTAATCAATGTCACATCACTGAGGAAGCTTTATATTGCAGAGAAGAACATACAAACCCTAAAATACCAAAACTGTTCATCAATGAACATGACAGTTGGTAAGCTACCTACTTTTGACGGTgtttctttagattttcgtAATATAAGCTATATAGAGAAAGATGCACTTAAATACTTCAGAGATGTATCATCCCTTGTTTTAACTGAAAGCAAATTGTTAAGTCAGCTTCCGTTGTCTGGTATGAAGAATGTCGACGACTTTTCTTACAACTTTCCTGCAGAAGTTgattttgaaagcatttgtaAAACAGTGTCTATGTTCTCAGTTAAAAGTCTGTATTTGACGTATTACAATATCAGTAACTACACAGACTCTACAGTTAAACCCTGTCAAGGACTGAAAGGAATGTCATTAATTGGTACTCCAGGATCAGGTGTCAGTTTGGCTTTAAACTTTATTCACGAATTGAAAAATCTCACCAAATTAGTGGTTACATATAATGCCTTCAATGCTTCAAAATTCTGTTTACTTTGTAAACTGCCGGGCCAAGTCACATGGTTAACTTCCCTAGTATTAACAAGTagtaaaataaactttattccTGCAAGACAGTTCTTTTGCTTGGTGAGTTTAGAATATTTTGATTTGTCAAGTAACTTAATTGACAGTATTGAAAATTATGCTTTTCAAGGATTGGTTCAGTTGCAATTTTTAAGACTTACACAAAATAAGATTTCCTTTATTGCAACACACGTTTTTTCTGATTTGCACAACTTAACATCCCTCATAATTGATCAGAATCCTTTGAAACACATTGAGGAGAACACTTTCAGAAATCTAGCCTCTCTTCAGTTGCTTTCTATAGGATACCTTCAACCTCAAGATTCTGGTTCAACAGTAAAACTGAACATGACTTATATATTTAACAACATTCCAACGGGATTAACAAATTTAAACATTAGTTCTGGGAGATGGCCTATACATGTAATTATTGGCAGTAACAGCAAACCTAAAGCAAGGCTTGGATTCCATATAACTGGGAAGGTAGTTTCCTTTGATGACTGCAAGAGACCATTTTTTGAATCCATCATAAATGTTTATGCCGAGACAGACCAGTTACTCTGTGGTTCTCAATTCATGGGGAAGTACTTTCCATTTGTTGAAGACTTTGAATATGTTTCCAGCTTAACAGCTAATTTTCTTgatttaactgaactgaatagCCTAGTCCATTTAAGGAGATTGGTCATTTATAACGTTGACTTTAATCTTCAGCATAACCTTGATGTCATGTTTCACAACCTAAGTAAGCTAGAAAAATTAACTTTGTTTGACTGTCGAATTGATTCCTTGGAGGGCAGCCTGACCAGAGACCTCAGATCGTTGACagtggtatttttaaaaattagtaaTACTTTCAGTATAATGGAAAGCTTTACTGAACACTCAAAGCATCTAAAGTATCTATACATTTATCTATCCAAACTTTACTGCCATTGTGACAATGCTTGGCTCATTCTATGGGCAAAACAACAGAGGCAAACTGAAGTCATAATGGGTCCTTCAAAGGAGACCATGAGTTGTGAAGGAGAACATAGCAACTTGAACTTTGTGAAATATGTGGAGGATAACTGCACTACAGAGGTGgggtttgtgctgtttgtgtcaACGGCCTTAGGGTTGGTCTTTTTCATTCTGGTTGTCATGGTTCACAGCCTGGCTAGTGCATACCTCATTGCTCTCTTCCACATTGCTCATGGTTGGCTGGATGAGGCTCTCCATCCTAGAGCTGGGAGACACTATCGCTTTGATGCTTTTGTGTCTTACTGTGGGAAGGATGAGCGTTGGGTATTTGAGGAGCTGCTGCCCAACCTTGAGGAGCGAGGCCCCCCTTTCCTGCGCCTCTGCCTGCACAATCGAGACTTTCAGCTGGGGAAAGACATCGTGGACAATATCACAGACAGCCTGTACAGCAGCCGCAGGACCCTCTGCCTGGTCAGCCAAAACTATCTCCACAGCAACTGGTGCTCCCTGGAGCTGAAACTGGCCACACATCGCCTGCTGGTTGAACGCAAGGATGTTCTGATCCTCATCTTCCTGGAAAAAATATCCCCTTTCCAGCTGTCAGCCCACCACAGGCTGGCCAGACTGGTGAAGACCAGGACCTACCTTGACTGGCCACAGGACCCAAATCAGCAAGCAGTTTTCTGGGACAGGCTAAGGGCTAAACTTGTACCTACTAGTGGAGGAGCATGA